From a region of the Methylocystis hirsuta genome:
- the arsA gene encoding arsenical pump-driving ATPase: MKFLEQAPRFLFFTGKGGVGKTSIACATAIELAEAGRRVLLVSTDPASNVGQAFGVGIGDKITAIDAVPNLFALEIDPQAAAQAYRDRIVGPVRGKLPEAVVKGIEEQLSGACTTEIAAFDEFTALLTDVAITSGYDHIIFDTAPTGHTIRLLQLPVAWSGFLEAGKGDASCLGPLAGLEKQRAQYSAAVDALADGRRTRLILVARAQNSALREAARTHVELAAIGLHQQFLVVNGLLPKEEAALDALAAALYAREQAALAATPDALRGLPCDYVPLKPFNLVGIDALRQLFVETPPHLDAAVGEAVELHAPSLSELVDGVAADGHGLVMLMGKGGVGKTTLAAAVAVELAHRGLPVHLTTSDPAAHLAETLHGSLDNLTVSRIDPRAETERYRQEVLRTKGAKLDAQGRALLEEDLRSPCTEEIAVFQAFSRIIREAGEKFVVMDTAPTGHTLLLLDATGAYHREVARMLDARGAHYTTPMMQLQDARRTKVLLVTLAETTPVLEAANLQADLRRAGIEPWAWVINNSVAAARPRSPLLRKRAENELAEMEKVATTHARRYAVVPLLRDEPVGAPRLLELAGHATEPA; encoded by the coding sequence ATGAAATTTCTTGAACAGGCTCCGCGCTTCCTTTTCTTCACCGGCAAAGGCGGCGTCGGGAAAACCTCGATCGCCTGCGCGACGGCGATAGAACTCGCTGAAGCCGGACGCCGTGTGCTGCTCGTCAGCACCGATCCGGCCTCGAATGTCGGGCAGGCGTTCGGGGTCGGCATCGGCGACAAAATCACGGCGATTGACGCTGTGCCGAACCTGTTCGCGCTGGAAATCGACCCGCAGGCCGCCGCCCAGGCCTATCGCGACCGCATCGTCGGCCCCGTGCGCGGAAAGCTGCCGGAAGCCGTGGTGAAGGGCATTGAAGAGCAGCTTTCCGGAGCCTGCACGACGGAAATCGCCGCCTTCGATGAATTCACTGCGCTGTTGACGGACGTAGCCATTACATCGGGATACGACCATATCATTTTCGATACGGCCCCGACCGGACACACCATCCGCCTTTTGCAGCTTCCCGTCGCGTGGAGCGGCTTCCTTGAGGCGGGGAAAGGCGACGCCTCCTGCCTTGGTCCGCTTGCCGGATTGGAAAAGCAGCGCGCGCAATATAGCGCCGCGGTCGACGCTTTGGCCGACGGTCGGCGCACCCGCCTGATCCTTGTCGCCCGCGCCCAAAACTCCGCGCTGCGCGAAGCCGCGCGCACGCATGTGGAGCTGGCGGCGATTGGCCTCCATCAGCAATTCCTCGTTGTGAATGGTCTGCTGCCAAAGGAAGAGGCGGCGCTCGATGCGCTCGCCGCCGCGCTTTACGCGCGCGAGCAAGCCGCTTTGGCGGCGACGCCCGATGCGCTTCGCGGCTTGCCGTGCGACTATGTGCCTTTGAAGCCGTTCAATCTGGTTGGAATCGATGCGTTGCGTCAGCTCTTCGTTGAGACGCCGCCGCATCTGGACGCCGCTGTCGGCGAAGCTGTCGAGCTGCACGCGCCCAGCCTGTCGGAACTGGTGGACGGCGTCGCCGCCGATGGTCATGGCCTCGTCATGCTGATGGGCAAGGGCGGCGTCGGCAAGACGACGCTTGCGGCGGCGGTCGCCGTCGAGTTGGCGCATCGCGGACTGCCCGTCCATCTCACCACTTCCGACCCTGCCGCGCATCTCGCCGAAACGCTGCATGGTTCGCTCGACAATCTGACCGTGAGCCGCATCGACCCGCGCGCGGAAACCGAGCGCTACCGGCAAGAGGTGCTGAGGACGAAGGGCGCAAAGCTCGACGCGCAGGGCCGCGCTTTGCTCGAAGAGGATTTGCGCTCGCCTTGCACGGAGGAAATCGCCGTCTTTCAGGCCTTCTCGCGCATCATCCGGGAGGCGGGCGAGAAATTCGTGGTCATGGACACCGCGCCGACCGGCCACACGCTGCTGCTCCTGGATGCGACAGGAGCCTATCACCGCGAGGTCGCGCGGATGCTGGACGCCAGGGGCGCGCATTACACGACGCCGATGATGCAGTTGCAGGACGCGCGCAGAACCAAGGTTTTGCTCGTGACGCTCGCGGAAACGACGCCGGTCTTGGAAGCCGCCAACCTGCAAGCGGATTTGCGCCGTGCGGGCATCGAACCTTGGGCGTGGGTCATCAATAACAGCGTGGCCGCGGCGCGTCCGCGCTCGCCCCTCTTACGCAAGCGCGCCGAGAACGAGCTGGCGGAAATGGAAAAGGTCGCGACAACCCATGCGCGCCGCTACGCCGTCGTGCCGCTGCTCAGGGACGAGCCGGTCGGGGCGCCGCGCCTTCTCGAATTGGCTGGCCACGCGACTGAACCCGCCTGA
- the arsD gene encoding arsenite efflux transporter metallochaperone ArsD: protein MTTIQVFDPALCCSTGVCGVETDQALVTFAADVDWAKQNGVHIERFNLAQEPMVFAENASVKGFLERSGQDALPLILIDGEIALAGRYPNRGELARWAGLKEIEDVKQGACCSGSSCC, encoded by the coding sequence ATGACAACCATTCAAGTTTTTGATCCCGCCCTGTGTTGCAGCACCGGCGTCTGCGGCGTCGAGACCGATCAGGCGCTCGTGACCTTTGCCGCCGACGTTGATTGGGCAAAGCAGAACGGCGTGCACATCGAGCGCTTCAATCTCGCCCAGGAGCCCATGGTCTTTGCTGAAAATGCGAGCGTTAAGGGTTTCCTCGAACGCTCGGGGCAGGACGCTCTGCCGCTGATCCTCATTGACGGCGAAATCGCGCTCGCCGGACGCTATCCGAACCGCGGGGAACTTGCGCGCTGGGCGGGCCTCAAAGAGATCGAGGACGTAAAACAAGGCGCGTGCTGTAGCGGCTCGTCCTGCTGCTGA
- the arsC gene encoding arsenate reductase (glutaredoxin) (This arsenate reductase requires both glutathione and glutaredoxin to convert arsenate to arsenite, after which the efflux transporter formed by ArsA and ArsB can extrude the arsenite from the cell, providing resistance.): MTITIYHNPACGTSRNTLAMIRQSGEEPVVIEYLKDPPTRERLVELLKAMGISARELLRQKGAPYDALGLGDPKWTEEELIGFMLEHPILINRPIVVTPKGARLCRPSETVLDILPNPAIGEFTKEDGEVVIGRPPQPRS, encoded by the coding sequence ATGACCATCACCATCTATCACAACCCCGCCTGCGGCACGTCGCGCAACACGCTGGCGATGATCCGCCAAAGCGGCGAAGAGCCGGTCGTCATCGAATATCTGAAAGACCCGCCGACGCGCGAGCGACTTGTCGAGCTACTCAAAGCCATGGGCATTTCAGCGCGCGAGCTGCTGCGCCAGAAAGGCGCGCCCTATGACGCGCTCGGCCTCGGCGATCCAAAGTGGACGGAGGAGGAATTGATCGGCTTCATGCTCGAACATCCGATTCTCATCAACCGTCCAATCGTCGTGACGCCGAAGGGCGCACGGCTGTGCCGTCCCTCGGAAACCGTGCTCGATATTCTGCCCAATCCCGCCATTGGCGAGTTCACCAAGGAAGATGGCGAAGTCGTCATCGGCAGGCCGCCGCAACCTCGATCCTGA
- a CDS encoding arsenate reductase (azurin) large subunit, translating to MAYKRQIDRLPIVPRDAREFNVVCHYCIVGCGYKAYTWPINKQGGAAPDENKFGVDLSKQQQAEAAAWYAPSMYNIVRQNGEDVHLVIKPDEDCVVNSGLASIRGARMAEMSYSRARNTQLQRLTNPMVWRYGQMQPTSWDDALDLVARVTVGVISEMGEDSLFVSAYDHGGAGGGYENTWGTGKLYFGALKVKNIRIHNRPAYNSEVHASRDMGVDELNNCYEDAELADTIVAVGTNALETQTNYFLNHWLPNLRGATVAKKKAEFGSAPDDPVRIIVVDPRRTVTVNACEVEAGKDRVMHLAINSGTDLALLNAWFTYIAEKGWIDRAFIAASTKNFDEALAANKMSLEEAAQITGLTVDQIRRSAAWIAEPKAGGARRRAMFAYEKGLIFSNDNYRTNGALVNLALATGNIGRPGGGCVRMGGHQEGYARPDYPGPRPAHYVDKLLIAGKGGVHHIWGCDHYKTTLNAFKFKQAYKKRTDIVKDAMMSAPYGDRARMVKTIMAAIKKGGLFAVDVDIVPSQISQACHVCLPAATSGEMNLTSMNGERRMRLTERYMDPPGQALPDCLIAARIAKHMERVLREQGKNKYADRFKGFDWKNEEDAFLDGYHQQNKGGRFVTYERLRGMGTNGFQEPAVAFEDGKIIGSKRLYADGKFDTEDGKAAFMPTKWRGLQFADKRAERKRWPFLINSGRTNHIWQSAYLDQQNDFVMDRWPYPFIEMNPQDMAELKLEAGDLVEVYNDNGSTQAIAYPTPTAKRKHTFMLFGYPSGVQGNVVAPGVNELLIPNFKQTWGAIRKIAEAPEGVRHLTFKSMEYALA from the coding sequence ATGGCTTACAAGCGTCAGATCGATCGACTCCCCATCGTTCCAAGGGATGCAAGGGAGTTTAACGTCGTCTGCCACTATTGCATCGTCGGGTGCGGTTACAAGGCCTACACATGGCCGATCAACAAGCAAGGCGGCGCCGCGCCCGACGAGAACAAGTTCGGCGTAGATCTCTCCAAGCAGCAGCAGGCCGAGGCTGCGGCGTGGTACGCGCCATCGATGTACAATATCGTGCGCCAGAATGGCGAAGACGTGCACCTCGTCATCAAGCCCGACGAGGATTGCGTCGTCAATTCCGGTTTGGCCTCGATACGCGGCGCGCGTATGGCGGAGATGAGCTATTCGCGTGCGCGGAATACTCAGTTGCAGCGTCTAACGAATCCGATGGTTTGGCGCTATGGTCAGATGCAGCCGACGAGCTGGGACGATGCGCTCGATCTCGTCGCCCGCGTGACCGTGGGCGTCATCAGTGAAATGGGCGAGGACAGCCTGTTCGTCTCGGCTTACGATCACGGCGGCGCTGGCGGCGGCTACGAAAACACTTGGGGCACCGGCAAGCTGTATTTCGGCGCGCTGAAGGTCAAGAATATCCGCATTCACAATCGCCCCGCCTACAATTCCGAAGTCCATGCGAGTCGCGACATGGGCGTGGATGAGCTTAATAATTGTTATGAGGACGCGGAGCTTGCGGACACGATCGTCGCCGTCGGCACGAACGCGCTCGAGACGCAGACCAATTATTTTCTCAATCATTGGCTGCCGAACCTGCGCGGCGCGACCGTGGCAAAAAAGAAAGCCGAATTCGGATCAGCGCCAGACGATCCTGTGCGCATCATAGTTGTCGATCCACGGCGAACCGTGACGGTGAACGCCTGCGAGGTTGAGGCGGGCAAGGACCGCGTGATGCATCTCGCGATCAACTCAGGAACGGACCTCGCGCTGCTCAACGCCTGGTTCACCTACATCGCCGAGAAAGGTTGGATTGATCGGGCGTTCATCGCCGCCTCGACCAAGAATTTCGACGAGGCGCTCGCCGCCAACAAGATGAGCCTCGAGGAAGCCGCGCAAATCACAGGGCTGACGGTAGACCAGATTCGCCGATCGGCGGCGTGGATCGCCGAACCTAAAGCCGGCGGCGCACGACGCCGTGCGATGTTCGCCTATGAGAAAGGCCTGATCTTCAGCAACGACAACTACCGCACCAACGGCGCGCTCGTGAACCTTGCGCTCGCGACGGGAAACATTGGCCGGCCGGGCGGCGGCTGCGTGCGCATGGGCGGCCATCAGGAGGGCTATGCGCGGCCCGATTACCCTGGGCCGCGGCCAGCCCACTACGTCGACAAGCTTCTCATCGCAGGCAAAGGCGGCGTGCACCACATCTGGGGCTGCGATCACTATAAGACGACGCTAAATGCCTTCAAGTTCAAGCAGGCTTACAAGAAACGCACGGACATCGTGAAGGATGCGATGATGTCCGCGCCTTACGGCGATCGCGCGCGCATGGTGAAGACGATCATGGCGGCGATCAAGAAGGGTGGCCTCTTCGCCGTCGACGTCGACATCGTGCCGAGCCAAATCAGTCAGGCCTGTCACGTCTGTCTGCCTGCGGCGACGTCGGGCGAGATGAATCTCACTTCGATGAACGGCGAGCGGCGTATGCGACTCACCGAGCGCTACATGGACCCGCCCGGCCAGGCCCTGCCAGACTGCCTGATCGCCGCTCGCATCGCCAAGCATATGGAGCGTGTGCTGCGTGAACAGGGCAAGAATAAATACGCTGACCGATTCAAGGGGTTCGACTGGAAGAACGAGGAAGACGCGTTCTTGGACGGTTACCATCAGCAAAACAAGGGCGGGCGGTTCGTCACATATGAGCGGCTGCGCGGGATGGGCACGAATGGCTTCCAAGAGCCGGCTGTCGCTTTCGAGGACGGCAAGATCATCGGGTCAAAGCGCCTTTACGCTGACGGCAAATTCGACACCGAGGATGGCAAGGCCGCCTTTATGCCAACCAAATGGCGCGGCTTGCAGTTCGCAGATAAAAGGGCCGAGCGCAAGAGATGGCCGTTCCTCATCAATAGCGGCCGCACGAATCACATCTGGCAGAGCGCCTATCTCGATCAGCAGAATGACTTTGTCATGGATCGTTGGCCTTACCCCTTCATCGAAATGAATCCGCAGGACATGGCGGAGTTGAAGCTCGAAGCCGGCGATCTCGTCGAAGTCTATAACGATAACGGTTCGACCCAAGCAATCGCCTATCCGACTCCCACTGCCAAGCGCAAGCACACGTTCATGCTGTTCGGCTATCCCAGTGGCGTGCAGGGCAATGTGGTGGCGCCCGGCGTGAATGAACTCCTCATCCCGAACTTCAAGCAGACGTGGGGCGCGATTCGAAAAATTGCCGAGGCGCCGGAAGGGGTGCGGCATCTCACATTTAAATCGATGGAATATGCTTTGGCCTGA
- a CDS encoding arsenate reductase (azurin) small subunit, protein MKRHNTSFGVGRRRFLESIAVVGAAAATPSAGAARAAQAQARVEYPSNRLANIRDLKVNEPLSVAYPDDDAPGVLVKLGRSAPNGVGPDADIVGFSTICPHRGVPLSYSGDDRTFNCPAHFSRFDCEAGGLQIWGHGAQNLPQYFLRIDVKGDIYAEGVDELLYGRLSNVL, encoded by the coding sequence ATGAAGAGACACAACACATCATTCGGCGTCGGTCGCCGCAGGTTTCTTGAAAGCATCGCTGTGGTCGGCGCCGCCGCGGCGACGCCTTCCGCGGGCGCCGCCCGAGCAGCCCAGGCGCAGGCTCGGGTCGAATACCCGTCCAATCGGCTTGCGAATATTCGCGATCTCAAGGTCAACGAGCCGTTGAGCGTGGCATATCCTGACGACGACGCGCCGGGCGTTCTGGTCAAGCTCGGCAGGTCCGCGCCAAATGGCGTCGGTCCCGACGCCGATATCGTGGGTTTCTCTACGATCTGCCCGCACCGGGGGGTTCCGCTAAGTTACAGCGGCGACGATCGCACATTCAACTGCCCAGCGCATTTTTCGCGTTTCGACTGCGAGGCCGGCGGTCTGCAAATCTGGGGTCACGGCGCTCAAAATCTGCCGCAATACTTCCTGCGCATTGACGTCAAGGGCGACATCTACGCGGAAGGCGTCGATGAGCTTCTCTATGGCCGGCTGTCCAACGTGCTTTGA